TGTgtaaattaattataatgtccttaaggaggaaggaaagtgagAAGGGTGGCGCTGTTATTACTAAACattaatgaaggaagaagagtgTACAATAAGCAACATTTTTATAGGAATGGGTGTATTTTTAGTGCCTAAATAAATAGTGCAACTTCCTCTATATTATAtgccttctttccttattccatAGGTACACAATACTTATTGAATGtgtttttatgtgcacatttaaaaaaaaaggaaggaaaagaacacttCCTATATATAAGTTGTGCATGTATGAACAacttttaacaatttttaatcaGCCAACTTTATGtaacagaaagaaaagaaataatagtagaaacaaaatgtttttttgggaaaaattGTGCTCCCCCTTATATCTAAAATAATGGAGAAGTTCACCAATaggaatatattattcataaaatTCGTACATATTTCCTCCTGTATAAATGGTTAAACAGCTCCAACATAAAATTCAAATTACATGtattccacatatacacattatacaatgcacatatggaagaagaataataacAGCagcagtaataataataaaagaagagacCAATAAAAAGgatactttttttcattcagagtggatacatatacatacatatatgcatatataggcacatatatatacctatatatataggaatatGAACATGTATAtgatgtacatacatatgtactgtgcacatataacaCTCTATCTACGTCACAGTGAAAAGAAGAGCGCATGTACACCTTGTGCAGTGTACTTATGCAGATCAATTTCGAATAGTTGAACTTcagaaaatatggaagaaagTCCTAGAGGAAAGGGACTTTATTGCGATAGCCTGCGGGAACAATTGAGAAGTTAtagttatattttaaaaagaatattaCCGTCGACACATCAGCATGATGAGCAATTTATGGATAATATTTTGCAAGCCGGGTGCTGTATATCGGACATTCCTGAGGGGAAACTCGACCAGCCACGGCGCTGCGATCTTCTATATTACTTAGCAGGAGCcataatatatgaaaaaatccAAGACAATGCTGAATTGGGGCGCATTATGAGTGCATTACCCGGAGCATTACAAGAGTACTGCAGTAACCTAGAATGTAAAATAGAACAGGAAAATGGTGGAATAAAGTTATTCGCTAAAATGTACGACCTAGGAATGGATCCATTGCAGCCTGAAGAAATAACGGAAGATGCCGAGGATGACGACGAAGAAGACGAGGAGGAAGTGGACGAAGATTCAACTAACGTTAGCTGTGAAAGATATAAGgaatatttgaaaaaaattgccgaTAAATATgaaactgtaaaaatgtcATGCAGCGGGGCAAACCTTGCGAACTgtttaggggtggaaaaaggGTATAGGGATAAAAGTCCACAGGAACTTTACGAGGCAATGTATGGAATAGTGGATCCACAGAAACCAGTATTAATAATAAAGAGAAACACACTAGAGGTTCGTTACTTCTTATTCAGAGTGGATAGTTAAatattgtgcatataaaaCTTCAAGTATAATGAAACAAACAGGTAAggagtacatacatatgcatatatattcctccccTTAATTACCTTTATAGGAGAACTGCCAAGATAAACGTCTACCCtcacagaaaatatattgtGAACTCGGAAGTACCGAGCAACTGTGTAATGGTGAAGGTAGGAGCACGTCGGAAGAAATAGCGTGTACGCTGAAGGGTATAGTGAATGACTACGCGAAGTCCATGGAATATGAGGATCAAGTTGTAAAAGCCTGGTGCCACGTGCCCAACATGAAAGAGAGCGTTGCCCCTAAGAGTGAACattgtaaatatttatattattcgATAGGGGATACACTATTCAAGACATCGAACAAAGGTCAAGAGTTCTCTGAAGCTATGCATAAAGTCTacgaagaattaaaaaaactgaaTGGACTAAGCACTAGTAATAACCAGTGCGAAGTTATATACGGTGGCATTAGCTTGGACACTTTTAACCATATGAAACCAATGTTCGATTATGATCATGATTATACCACTATAAGGGCATGCACAGATGATCCCAAAACTACGGGGCCTCAGTGAACTGGGGGAAATGTCAATTACGTGGACAAGGTTGTTTCAGCTTAtgattatatgaataaagtATGTGAAAAGGAGAATAGCAAAGAATGGTGTACGAATTTTAAACAAATGTCTAAGGATCATAGTTATGAcgaattattaaaattaaaatgttctttaAAACATACATCAGATTGTCCAAGCAACGCTGTCGCCGCTGCTATATCTGGTACATTTGCTGCCAttggattaccaacaattgccgcattctttttatataaagtaagtaattaacataattactaatacacattatatacatagaacattagaataatatatacagaCACATATaagtgcatacatacacatatatatacaatacatatatatatatatatatatatgtctatcataatattttttaaaaggagggggaagaaaaaaaaatattcatcatTTCCTGCTCAAAGTGCACATTCAAAGTACATGTATTACCTATATGCAcaataaatgtgcatatatgtgtaatacatatgtgcgcttgatttttttcttttcttttaatacctttacttctttcctttttttcattataatCTTCTAGCTTCTTCGTTCCTGAACAAATTTGGGGGCAgcgcaggaagaaaaagaagatccacCTGGCGCCATCACGTTGACCGCATGCTAACAGATTATTCAACAGCAAACTCCACGATCGGCTATTGGAAACAAGTTCCACGTTTGATTCCAGTAAAGTACGTTCTGTCCCATATACTACAATACccaggaagggaagaacaaatactGCACAACAGAGGCAAagaaatataggttatcatcGAATATAATATCCCCATGGGAACTACCGTAATCTTATGTTCTGAGTTCATTACAATAGTAATTATAAAATgcaagaaagaatgaaagattCGTGGAAAATATAAGTATCCAAAGCAGCGTGCCCTTATGGAATGGAACAGTCAAACAGCAGATTGGTTCAAACATTTATTGGACAACATGGGAGAGGTGAATGGGGCGGATGAGTTAGAACATCAACAATTGTATCaacacattccttaggaagaaacaatttgTAGCTAAATTGTGGATGCTAATCCCTTGGCAACAATGGTGGTGGTTTGTTGTTTGAGGAATGTGTgaaatggaagagaaaatgtTCTTGATAAGAAGTTGTATTTGCATCAATTATTACAGAGCATTTGACATGACCGTGGTAGGTATTATCGTATTATTAAGAATGAGAATAGAAATTATCATAAAGCGTACCATATTtaataattcctttttccttagtATGGGTTTCTTAGGTGTTCACATAAAGTATGAAGAGTAATATTATTCTACTAAAATGCATCCTTTTATTATTCTATTTATTTACGTTTACGTGCTTCGTTgttatttattctatttaAAACTTTTCTTACCATCAATATTTAGGCATCCatgcatttttccctttatttaaAGGTCCGACTTGTTCTTTAGGGAAGAATTGCATTCCTCAATTCATTCTACGAACAACATTTTTGTATCGGTTTTTACGGATTCACGTGATTACTCTAAAAAAATGATGCCGCCGTCCATCAGGAgaagtattattatttttggtAATAGTAGtaggaaaatgttccttgcactgaggaatttaaaaaatatttaaatactAAATATATTTCAGaaataaagataaaaaaaatataactacCGCTCGCCCCACAAAAACTATTGCTTATAagtattttaattttttttttttccttttaaaaaatcttgGTATTCATTCATGAGAACTATTCTATAATTTTATACTATAACTGCGTGCTTCTTGAAAAGTACAGAGACACtaattggaaaaaacaaaaatttacttccttccccttaaaAAGACCAACTTTATTtctttacttattttttcctttcgtcagaacaaatatatcttcctttaaaaaatatattttttttacaacatagaatatattttaattttaataaaaaatgcacaaagaTCTCAGCAGTAAagtgaataatataataattctGTTGTAtattgtaaaagaaaaaaagtggttctataaggaaatttttttttagaatattttttaaataataatatcttTTTTACCGACATTGAAtatagaaaaggagaaacattctttttatacctTGAACCTATAACAACACGCTATACCacttacaaaaaaacaaattttcatcctttcctacataatgcaaaaaaaaaaatatatattttaatataatttttctcGACCCACCCATTCTGTCCACCATTTCATTCCACCATTATATCCAAAATAGAAGCAATAAATTCTTAagtgaacatatatgtagagaatattcttttttttttctaacgtatgtacttttttctcatatTCTGTAACCATCAGAAGAAATGTGATATTATAATTTAGAAAAGTGCATAAAAAGTAACTCAtctgataatttttttactgatccacccttaacaactattctttaaataatataatatgtacaaataaaaCATTCTTCACTTATTTATACTTTGTAAATAACTTATTTTATCAAATGTATTATTACTATACAATATTATTGTTTCATTTAAGGTTATATGTGGACACTTAGAACAAAGAAACCATAAGTCGCATGCGCAAGGAATTTAATTAACATGttctattaaaaaaaaaaaaaaaaaaaaaaaaaaacgttgttTCGACATCatcaaaaaaatttctcaaacttaaagaaaaaagaagcaaacaaagaagagccaaaacaaaatgatggcACCCATACGTTTAACAAAACTTTCACTACTCCTCACCTTCGCCATATTTTACTCCTCGTGGACACAACATACTAACTACGTAAGATGGGAACTACTATAACacctataaaaaaattcctacattcattataactaacttttatgtttttacGAAAGatggaacttttttttttgttttatcataataaatatgtgtattgtatAAATTTCGAATatactccttcctttaatttttcagaTACCTGAATTGAGTAGACCATGGAACAGGTTGACGAACCAAAATAACAATTCACGTGTTGTGCGGATTAGTAGATTATTAATGGGATATGAGCAAACCTATATAgaaacaacaacaccacaACAAAAAACACAACAGCATGAACAACAGAACAGCCATATtttaaaggaacaaaaaatgaacggtCCATTATTCAGTAGCAACGATAGAGAATTGTTTAACCGATTAAATGCTTCCATACatggcaaaaatggaaggcaCGCACCGGATGATGGTCTTTCATACTACACCTCTTTGAAGAACCGCTTAGGTACAACAAAATACGATGGTAGTTCTAATTCCTTATCTACAAAAAGCAGCTCTATGGACAGTATTAATTCACTATGTACCAACAGCAGCAGTTCTATGAATagtttaaaagaaaaaactaaaGGAATGAAGCATCGTGATAATTTTGACCAATCAAACGATTCTTTAAACTTGCACAATTTTGATGATCATGACGACAACTATATTGATAACGTGTCCACAAATTCAAGCAGTATGGACAGTCTCTTTCCGGAACAGCAGACTAAATTTCCAcgttataattattatgactATGACTATGTTGATGATGATAACCTATCCACATTTACTGGTAGTGTAGACACTCTTTTTGAGGAGCGAAATAACGACTATGCTGACTATCAATCATCACTAATGGACatatttaaagaagaaaagaagaagggaaaaaatgttgcaTTTAGTGTAGGATCACCTAAATTCAGTAATAGGAAGGTGCATAAATGCCCTCCccattccccattttttgaatTATCTTTGCTCCCTTTTATTAATACCCTTGCACGTCAATTACTATATTCTGCCCCGTTTGCATTAGTGGTATTTTTATGCATGATATAAGtgatgtacacatgtgcgaAGAATTGATAACCTCTTTAAGTGGTATGAAAGGAAATAAGTGGCGACGTCCATAGGGTGATGTGCAGGacgaagattgttaggtagGTGAAAAGGTGAtgttgaaaaggaagggggtaaaatgaaaaatgacGTCAAAAGCGAAATGGGAATGGTGCCTAAGGAGGAtgattaaaaaggggggggggaacAGGCGCATAGATGAACGGATGAAGTCATCaaagaaggagaggaaaatgGCAACCACA
The Plasmodium coatneyi strain Hackeri chromosome 10, complete sequence DNA segment above includes these coding regions:
- a CDS encoding KIR protein, producing the protein MEESPRGKGLYCDSLREQLRSYSYILKRILPSTHQHDEQFMDNILQAGCCISDIPEGKLDQPRRCDLLYYLAGAIIYEKIQDNAELGRIMSALPGALQEYCSNLECKIEQENGGIKLFAKMYDLGMDPLQPEEITEDAEDDDEEDEEEVDEDSTNVSCERYKEYLKKIADKYETVKMSCSGANLANCLGVEKGYRDKSPQELYEAMYGIVDPQKPVLIIKRNTLEENCQDKRLPSQKIYCELGSTEQLCNGEGRSTSEEIACTLKGIVNDYAKSMEYEDQVVKAWCHVPNMKESVAPKSEHCKYLYYSIGDTLFKTSNKGQEFSEAMHKVYEELKKLNGLSTSNNQCEVIYGGISLDTFNHMKPMFDYDHDYTTIRACTDDPKTTGPQ